Proteins from a genomic interval of Chitinophagales bacterium:
- a CDS encoding DUF86 domain-containing protein, translated as MSKRSEKAILYDILINITAVLDFTKGMDWQQFIEDLKTQYAVDRCFEIVGEATRQLPEKFIQKHPEIEWNKMIAFRNLLIHEYFRVERKIEWNIIQNILPELKTKLEKLKNQL; from the coding sequence ATGTCTAAACGAAGTGAAAAAGCAATTCTTTATGATATATTAATAAATATCACAGCTGTTCTGGATTTCACAAAAGGCATGGATTGGCAACAGTTTATAGAAGACCTCAAAACTCAATATGCGGTTGATCGTTGCTTTGAGATAGTAGGTGAAGCCACCCGACAGCTTCCTGAAAAATTTATACAAAAGCATCCCGAAATTGAATGGAACAAAATGATCGCTTTTCGCAATTTGCTAATCCACGAATATTTTAGAGTTGAGCGAAAGATTGAGTGGAATATTATCCAAAATATTTTGCCCGAGCTTAAAACCAAATTAGAAAAATTAAAAAATCAACTTTAA
- a CDS encoding M42 family metallopeptidase, producing MSKKGMKNLIDAKAEKFLEKYLNTASPTGYEAPGQRVWLDYIKPYIDEYKVDNYGTVYGIVNPDAEFKVVIEAHADEISWYVSYITDDGFIYVKRNGGSDHQIAPSKRVNIHTKKGFVKGVFGWPAIHTRKAPGAKEESPAINNIFIDVGCKEKKEVEELGIHVGSVITYEDEFMILNKDKYVCRALDNRAGGFMIAQVARLLKENKVKLPFGLYIVNAVQEEVGTRGAEMITETIKPNVAIVTDVCHDTTTPNINKIVEGDFQMGRGPVVTYGPAVHNKLLDIIINTAEKNKIDIQRDAASRVTGTDTDAFAYSNGGVPSALISLSLRYMHTTVETVQKSDVEAVIHLIYKTLLELDPKFNFKYL from the coding sequence ATGTCGAAAAAAGGAATGAAAAATCTAATTGATGCGAAAGCAGAGAAATTTTTGGAAAAATATTTGAATACAGCTTCTCCCACCGGCTATGAAGCTCCAGGACAAAGAGTTTGGCTGGATTATATCAAGCCGTATATTGATGAATACAAAGTTGACAACTATGGTACGGTATATGGTATAGTAAACCCAGATGCGGAGTTTAAAGTAGTGATTGAAGCCCATGCCGATGAAATATCCTGGTACGTCTCTTATATTACCGATGATGGTTTTATCTATGTGAAACGCAATGGTGGCTCCGATCATCAGATCGCCCCCTCAAAAAGAGTGAATATCCACACCAAAAAGGGTTTTGTAAAAGGTGTATTTGGCTGGCCGGCCATTCATACGCGTAAAGCTCCGGGAGCAAAAGAAGAATCTCCTGCCATTAATAATATTTTTATTGATGTGGGCTGCAAAGAGAAAAAAGAGGTGGAAGAGTTGGGTATTCATGTCGGTTCGGTGATTACTTATGAGGACGAATTTATGATACTGAATAAGGACAAATACGTTTGTCGTGCGCTGGACAATCGTGCCGGTGGTTTTATGATTGCACAGGTGGCGCGTTTGCTCAAAGAGAACAAAGTGAAGTTGCCATTTGGATTGTACATAGTAAATGCTGTGCAGGAAGAAGTTGGTACAAGAGGTGCAGAAATGATCACCGAAACAATTAAGCCCAATGTGGCTATTGTTACTGATGTTTGTCATGACACAACAACTCCCAATATCAATAAAATTGTGGAAGGGGATTTCCAAATGGGGCGCGGTCCTGTTGTGACTTACGGCCCAGCAGTACACAACAAACTGTTGGATATAATCATCAATACAGCTGAGAAAAACAAAATAGACATTCAGCGCGATGCGGCATCCAGGGTGACCGGAACCGATACCGATGCTTTTGCATACAGCAATGGTGGAGTGCCTTCTGCTTTGATATCGCTTTCTCTGCGCTACATGCATACTACGGTAGAAACTGTTCAGAAATCGGATGTGGAAGCTGTAATCCACTTGATTTATAAAACCTTGTTGGAATTGGATCCAAAGTTTAATTTCAAGTATTTATAA
- a CDS encoding nucleotidyltransferase family protein produces the protein MKMLKDIQVKLATKLPELKKKYPISKLALFGSITRNDFKPKTSDIDIMVEFDGDIGWEYFDLVWEIQELFPGYKVDIVSKGAIQPHYWKHIKGDLQYV, from the coding sequence ATGAAAATGCTAAAAGATATTCAAGTTAAATTGGCCACAAAACTGCCTGAACTCAAAAAAAAATACCCGATTTCCAAGCTTGCCCTTTTTGGTTCTATTACGCGCAATGATTTTAAACCTAAAACAAGTGATATTGATATAATGGTAGAATTTGACGGAGATATCGGCTGGGAATATTTTGACTTGGTATGGGAAATTCAGGAACTCTTTCCTGGATACAAAGTAGATATAGTAAGCAAAGGAGCCATTCAACCACACTACTGGAAACATATTAAAGGAGATTTGCAATATGTCTAA
- a CDS encoding PIN domain-containing protein produces MSKLLIDNNIVIDLLDKREPFFNSAAYVFSMADKGMFELSVSALTIANTNFILSRSKPAKEAREIIRKFRAIVQILPIDAKIIDLAINDSGFSDFEDGIQYYSAIQNDLDIIITRDLNDFKASKLPVMTAEEFIKSI; encoded by the coding sequence ATGAGCAAATTGCTAATAGATAATAATATTGTAATCGACCTGCTTGATAAACGAGAGCCTTTCTTTAACAGCGCAGCTTATGTATTTTCAATGGCTGATAAAGGTATGTTTGAATTGAGCGTCAGTGCATTGACCATTGCCAATACAAATTTTATCCTATCGCGATCAAAACCAGCAAAAGAAGCACGTGAAATTATAAGGAAATTCCGTGCCATTGTACAGATTTTGCCTATTGATGCTAAGATTATTGATCTTGCAATAAATGATTCTGGTTTTTCTGATTTTGAAGATGGCATACAATATTATTCAGCCATTCAAAATGATCTGGATATAATTATCACAAGAGATTTAAATGATTTTAAAGCCTCAAAGTTACCTGTGATGACTGCGGAGGAATTTATCAAGTCTATATAA
- a CDS encoding type I restriction enzyme HsdR N-terminal domain-containing protein, with translation MTSINFPEYDFKLRIVNDQKQIFDPVRKKYVKLTPEEWVRQHWIYYLHGELNFPFGYLAVEKGLELNQLKKRCDIVAYSRAGEPMLIVECKAPEVKVNQQSIDQAGRYNIKLKVPYLLISNGADTAFFFIDHKKGTFHEMQKIPLFDNLSIESGENS, from the coding sequence ATGACCTCCATAAACTTTCCCGAATACGATTTTAAGCTCCGTATTGTAAATGATCAAAAGCAAATATTTGATCCTGTAAGAAAGAAATATGTAAAACTTACGCCTGAAGAATGGGTGCGGCAGCATTGGATTTATTATTTGCACGGGGAATTAAACTTTCCATTTGGATACTTAGCCGTTGAAAAAGGACTGGAATTGAACCAATTAAAAAAGCGCTGCGATATAGTGGCTTATTCAAGAGCAGGTGAACCCATGCTTATAGTTGAATGCAAAGCACCTGAAGTTAAAGTAAACCAACAGAGTATAGACCAGGCAGGACGTTATAATATAAAACTAAAAGTGCCCTATTTGTTAATCAGCAATGGTGCGGACACCGCTTTCTTTTTTATAGACCATAAAAAAGGGACTTTCCACGAAATGCAGAAAATCCCTTTGTTTGATAACTTGAGTATTGAATCAGGGGAAAATTCCTAA
- a CDS encoding cation:proton antiporter, whose protein sequence is METTIIISFCALLLIAYLFDLTSSKTRIPSVILLLFLGWFIKQITDFLDIPLPVFSELLPLFGTIGLILIVLEGSLELEFNKSNLGLIKKSFFGALIPMLALSFILAYLFQQYGTGDYTFKSSLINAIPFCIVSTAIAIPSVKYLSSKDKGFVIYESSFSEITGVVFFNFISLNEHFGFYSFGSFGLQVLIIFVISFISTIGLSFLLSKIEHQIKFVPIILLVILIYAVSKTYHLPALIFIMIFGLSIGNLDELKSFKWIERFKPDELNREVIKFRELVVEATFVIKALFFILFGYLIETSEIFNTETLKWSLGIVAAMYIFRAAQLKLSGLALNPLLFVAPRGLITILLFISILPAQNIDLVNRSMIIQVIIITALIMMFGLMATNRQKN, encoded by the coding sequence ATGGAAACAACTATAATAATCAGTTTTTGTGCACTTCTGCTAATAGCCTATTTATTTGATCTCACCTCATCCAAAACACGCATTCCTTCAGTTATCCTGCTTTTGTTCCTGGGTTGGTTTATCAAACAAATTACTGATTTTCTCGATATTCCGCTACCTGTCTTTTCAGAACTGCTGCCGCTCTTTGGAACGATTGGGTTGATATTGATTGTATTGGAAGGTTCGCTTGAACTTGAGTTTAATAAATCCAATTTAGGCCTGATCAAAAAATCTTTTTTTGGCGCATTGATACCGATGCTTGCGCTGTCCTTTATACTGGCCTATCTTTTTCAGCAATATGGTACAGGGGATTATACCTTTAAAAGCAGCCTGATCAATGCCATTCCCTTTTGTATAGTTAGTACTGCCATTGCCATTCCAAGTGTTAAGTATCTTTCTTCAAAAGATAAAGGCTTTGTCATTTATGAAAGCAGTTTTTCAGAAATCACAGGAGTTGTGTTTTTTAATTTTATAAGTCTGAATGAACATTTCGGCTTCTATTCATTTGGCAGCTTTGGATTACAAGTGTTGATTATTTTTGTGATATCCTTTATTTCAACAATCGGACTTTCATTTCTGCTCAGCAAAATTGAACATCAAATAAAGTTTGTGCCTATTATTTTACTGGTAATATTGATCTATGCTGTTTCAAAAACCTACCACCTGCCGGCACTCATATTTATTATGATATTTGGACTTTCTATTGGGAATCTGGATGAATTAAAATCATTTAAATGGATAGAACGATTCAAACCGGATGAATTGAATCGCGAGGTGATAAAATTCAGGGAGCTTGTTGTTGAGGCCACCTTTGTGATCAAAGCATTGTTTTTCATATTGTTTGGTTACCTGATTGAAACAAGTGAAATTTTTAATACGGAAACCCTGAAATGGTCTTTGGGAATAGTAGCAGCTATGTATATTTTTCGCGCGGCACAACTTAAACTTTCCGGACTTGCCCTTAATCCATTGCTGTTTGTTGCACCGCGTGGATTGATCACTATACTCCTTTTCATATCCATATTACCTGCACAAAACATAGATCTTGTCAACCGATCAATGATTATTCAGGTGATTATTATCACTGCATTGATTATGATGTTTGGGCTTATGGCAACTAATCGTCAAAAAAACTGA
- a CDS encoding acyl-CoA carboxylase subunit beta, translating into MEDKLRELYEKREAAQKGGGDKRIEAQHKKGKLTARERIHFLLDENSFQEMGQMVTHRSTNFGLDKQKFYGDGVVTGYGTIHGRLVYVFSQDFTVLGGSLAEAHAEKICKVMDLAMKNGAPFIGLNDSGGARIQEGVVSLGGYADIFYRNTIASGLIPQLSAIMGPCAGGAVYSPALTDFISMVENTSYMFVTGPNVVKTVTHEEVSSEELGGASAHSTKSGVTHFSSENEIACIEGLKKLITYIPQNCDEESPQYPYEEGDELLPEVHKIIPENPNQPYDMREVIDQVLDRDSFYEVHKNYAENIVVGFGFLSGKSIGIVANQPGYLAGVLDIDASKKAARFVRFCDAFNIPLLVFEDVPGFLPGTDQEWNGIISNGAKLLYAFSEATVPRVTVITRKAYGGAYDVMNSKHIGADLNFAWPSAEIAVMGAKGAAEIIFKKEIKAADDPEAKLKEKEAEYAEMFAHPYKAAARGYVDEVIDPAETRQKLIAAFKMLKNKVDKLPRKKHGNIPL; encoded by the coding sequence ATGGAGGACAAACTCCGGGAATTATACGAAAAAAGGGAAGCCGCTCAAAAAGGCGGTGGTGATAAGCGTATTGAGGCGCAGCATAAAAAAGGCAAATTGACTGCCAGGGAGCGCATCCATTTTTTGCTCGATGAAAATTCCTTTCAGGAAATGGGACAGATGGTCACGCATCGTTCTACCAATTTCGGGCTCGACAAGCAAAAATTTTACGGAGATGGTGTAGTCACCGGCTATGGAACCATTCATGGGCGGCTGGTTTATGTCTTTTCCCAGGATTTTACCGTTTTGGGAGGATCACTGGCCGAAGCACATGCCGAAAAGATATGTAAAGTGATGGATCTGGCGATGAAAAATGGGGCGCCTTTTATTGGACTAAATGACAGTGGTGGCGCGCGTATTCAGGAGGGCGTAGTTTCGCTCGGTGGATATGCCGATATATTTTATCGCAATACTATAGCCTCAGGATTGATTCCGCAGCTTTCGGCAATTATGGGGCCCTGTGCAGGCGGGGCGGTTTATTCTCCCGCATTGACTGATTTTATCAGCATGGTGGAAAATACTTCCTACATGTTTGTTACCGGTCCAAATGTAGTGAAAACCGTAACCCATGAAGAAGTCAGCTCTGAAGAATTGGGTGGAGCCTCAGCGCATTCCACTAAATCAGGTGTCACGCATTTTTCCAGCGAAAATGAAATTGCCTGTATCGAAGGGCTGAAAAAACTGATCACTTATATCCCTCAAAACTGTGATGAAGAATCACCACAATATCCCTACGAGGAAGGAGATGAGCTTTTGCCTGAAGTACACAAGATCATCCCGGAAAATCCCAATCAGCCATATGATATGCGCGAGGTGATTGATCAGGTTTTAGATCGAGACTCCTTTTATGAAGTGCATAAAAACTACGCAGAGAACATTGTAGTGGGTTTTGGGTTTCTATCCGGTAAGAGTATCGGAATTGTAGCCAATCAACCGGGATATTTGGCTGGTGTGCTCGATATTGACGCTTCTAAAAAAGCTGCCCGTTTTGTGCGCTTTTGCGATGCCTTCAATATCCCGCTTTTGGTATTTGAAGATGTTCCGGGATTTTTGCCCGGTACTGATCAGGAGTGGAATGGTATTATTAGCAACGGAGCTAAATTGCTTTATGCTTTTAGCGAAGCCACAGTGCCACGCGTAACTGTAATTACACGCAAAGCCTATGGCGGAGCTTATGACGTAATGAATTCAAAGCATATAGGTGCTGATTTGAACTTTGCCTGGCCTTCGGCAGAAATTGCGGTAATGGGAGCAAAAGGTGCGGCAGAAATCATTTTCAAAAAAGAAATCAAAGCAGCTGATGATCCGGAAGCAAAACTGAAAGAAAAAGAAGCCGAATATGCTGAAATGTTTGCCCATCCATATAAAGCAGCAGCAAGAGGTTATGTGGATGAAGTGATTGATCCGGCAGAAACAAGACAGAAGTTGATTGCAGCTTTTAAGATGCTGAAAAACAAGGTAGATAAGCTGCCCAGAAAAAAGCATGGGAATATTCCATTGTGA
- a CDS encoding DUF6364 family protein, giving the protein MGVKLTLNVDKAIIEKAKQYAKEKNVSLSRLIETYLAAITTKNKDDMEITPLVKELSGVIDTNKDFDHKKAYTDYLIEKYK; this is encoded by the coding sequence ATGGGAGTTAAATTAACATTGAACGTAGACAAAGCTATTATTGAAAAGGCTAAGCAATATGCTAAGGAGAAAAATGTAAGTCTTTCCAGGTTGATCGAAACTTATCTGGCAGCCATAACTACGAAAAACAAAGATGATATGGAAATCACTCCATTGGTAAAGGAACTCAGTGGTGTTATAGACACTAATAAAGATTTTGACCACAAAAAAGCTTATACTGATTATTTGATTGAAAAGTATAAATGA